In Persephonella sp. IF05-L8, the following are encoded in one genomic region:
- the tpiA gene encoding triose-phosphate isomerase, with the protein MNYLVAANWKMNKTVGETLEYLEVFLPSVKDLIHIDIMIAPPFTALSSASIKLDAARKEGEYNVKLGAQNMYYVDKGAFTGEISPLMLTELDVEYVILGHSERRHIFGEKDDLINKKVIAALEHGLRPILCVGETIEEREQGKTLSVVERQIRNGLAGVEMDMVYIDIAYEPVWAIGTGVNATPEQAEEVHRFIRSLINEISKGNDHKTRILYGGSVNEKNARDLIKEPNINGFLVGTASLDPERFYKIITEVLEV; encoded by the coding sequence ATGAATTATCTTGTGGCTGCCAACTGGAAAATGAACAAAACCGTGGGGGAAACCCTTGAGTATTTAGAGGTTTTTCTACCTTCTGTAAAAGACCTTATACACATTGATATAATGATTGCTCCACCTTTTACGGCATTATCCTCTGCTTCAATTAAGCTTGATGCTGCCAGAAAGGAAGGAGAATATAACGTAAAACTTGGTGCCCAAAATATGTATTATGTGGATAAAGGGGCATTTACAGGGGAAATATCCCCCTTAATGCTTACAGAATTGGATGTTGAGTATGTGATACTTGGGCACTCAGAAAGAAGACATATCTTTGGTGAAAAAGATGACCTGATTAACAAAAAAGTAATAGCAGCCCTTGAACACGGTCTAAGACCTATTTTATGTGTCGGAGAAACAATAGAAGAGAGGGAACAGGGAAAAACCTTATCGGTTGTTGAAAGACAAATCAGAAACGGTCTTGCCGGTGTTGAAATGGACATGGTTTATATAGATATTGCTTATGAGCCTGTATGGGCAATAGGAACAGGAGTTAATGCAACTCCCGAGCAGGCAGAGGAAGTTCATAGATTTATCAGGTCTCTTATAAATGAAATTTCTAAAGGAAATGACCATAAAACACGAATTTTATATGGTGGTAGCGTTAACGAGAAAAACGCCAGAGACCTGATAAAAGAGCCAAATATAAATGGGTTTTTAGTTGGCACAGCCAGTCTTGACCCTGAAAGATTTTACAAAATTATTACCGAAGTTCTGGAGGTTTAA
- a CDS encoding ATP citrate lyase citrate-binding domain-containing protein, with protein MAQRGIREYDGKRILAQNWEEYFDGAFEYDFKSILITPETDLDKIPEEYPWVKETPLVAKPDMLFGKRGKLGLIFFKKEKPGDVTWEDAKEWIKQKMSEEVEINGIKGHLTHFLVEPFVPHKPEEEYYVAITTDEDEDIIYMSAFGGIDVEENWDKVVEVRIPITASDEEIKKLIEENVPADIKDKEKYADFVYRLYKLFRDLHFAYLEINPLVMVGNKVYPLDFVGRVDDTAQFVAGRKWGELEFPAGFGRDLSPEEKYIKEMDEKSGASLKLTILNPEGRIWTLVAGGGASVVYADTVADLGYVKELANYGEYSGNPSRAETREYVKTVFDLMTRSKHPKGPKILIIGGAIANFTDVAKTFEGIIDAMKEYADKLREVGVRIYVRRGGPNYEVGLKRIKEAAEELGLPIEVYGPETHMTEIVKKAIQEAEKEAA; from the coding sequence ATGGCTCAACGAGGTATTAGAGAGTATGACGGAAAAAGAATTTTAGCCCAGAACTGGGAAGAGTATTTTGATGGTGCCTTTGAGTACGATTTTAAATCAATCTTAATCACTCCTGAAACTGACCTTGACAAAATTCCTGAGGAGTATCCATGGGTAAAGGAAACTCCACTTGTTGCAAAACCAGATATGCTCTTTGGTAAAAGAGGAAAATTGGGTCTTATTTTCTTCAAAAAAGAAAAACCAGGTGATGTTACATGGGAAGATGCTAAAGAATGGATAAAACAAAAAATGTCTGAAGAAGTTGAGATTAACGGAATAAAAGGGCATTTAACACATTTCTTAGTAGAACCTTTCGTTCCACACAAACCAGAAGAAGAATACTATGTAGCTATTACAACTGATGAGGATGAAGATATCATCTATATGTCTGCTTTTGGTGGAATTGATGTTGAAGAAAACTGGGACAAAGTTGTTGAGGTTAGAATACCTATCACAGCTTCAGATGAAGAAATTAAAAAGCTTATAGAAGAAAATGTTCCTGCCGACATAAAAGACAAGGAAAAATATGCAGATTTTGTATACAGACTTTATAAACTCTTTAGAGACCTTCACTTTGCATATCTTGAGATTAACCCACTTGTGATGGTTGGAAACAAAGTTTATCCTCTTGACTTTGTTGGAAGAGTTGATGATACTGCACAGTTTGTTGCAGGAAGAAAATGGGGAGAACTTGAATTTCCTGCAGGATTTGGAAGAGACCTTTCCCCAGAAGAAAAATATATCAAAGAAATGGATGAAAAATCTGGTGCATCATTAAAGCTTACAATCCTCAACCCTGAAGGAAGAATATGGACACTTGTTGCAGGTGGTGGTGCTTCTGTTGTTTATGCTGACACAGTTGCAGACCTTGGATATGTAAAAGAACTTGCAAACTATGGTGAGTATTCAGGAAACCCATCAAGAGCAGAAACAAGGGAGTATGTAAAAACTGTTTTTGACCTGATGACAAGAAGCAAGCATCCAAAAGGACCAAAAATCTTAATCATTGGTGGTGCTATCGCTAACTTTACAGATGTTGCTAAAACATTTGAAGGTATCATAGATGCTATGAAAGAATACGCCGATAAACTTAGAGAAGTTGGCGTGAGAATATATGTAAGAAGAGGTGGTCCAAACTACGAAGTTGGATTAAAAAGAATTAAAGAAGCAGCAGAGGAACTTGGTCTTCCAATAGAAGTATATGGACCAGAAACACACATGACTGAAATAGTTAAAAAAGCTATTCAGGAAGCTGAAAAAGAAGCAGCTTAA
- a CDS encoding 2,3-diphosphoglycerate-dependent phosphoglycerate mutase, translating into MSKLVLVRHGQSIWNLQNRFTGWIDVPLTEKGKEEAYKAGELLKDIRFDVAYTSMLTRAQDTLRIILETIGLAIPVIKDQALNERHYGALQGLNKDRAREKWGKEIVHLWRRSYDIPPPEGESLKDTAERTIPFLERAIMGDIKDGRDVLVVAHGNSLRSIVMYLEKLSPEEIIKVEIPTGTPIVYELDENENIINKEIRHLEG; encoded by the coding sequence ATGTCAAAACTGGTTCTTGTTAGGCATGGACAATCAATATGGAACCTCCAGAATAGATTTACAGGATGGATAGATGTTCCACTTACAGAAAAAGGAAAAGAAGAAGCTTACAAAGCAGGAGAACTGCTGAAAGATATCAGATTTGATGTTGCCTATACTTCAATGCTTACAAGGGCACAGGACACTCTGAGAATAATTCTGGAAACCATAGGACTTGCTATACCAGTTATAAAAGACCAGGCTCTTAATGAAAGACACTATGGGGCACTTCAAGGACTTAATAAAGATAGAGCAAGAGAAAAATGGGGGAAAGAGATAGTTCACCTGTGGAGAAGAAGTTATGATATTCCTCCACCGGAAGGGGAAAGTCTTAAAGACACAGCAGAAAGAACCATCCCATTTTTAGAAAGGGCAATAATGGGAGATATAAAAGATGGTAGAGATGTCCTTGTTGTTGCCCATGGAAATTCCCTTAGGTCAATAGTTATGTATCTGGAAAAACTTTCTCCTGAAGAAATAATAAAAGTAGAAATACCAACAGGAACACCTATCGTTTATGAACTTGATGAAAATGAAAACATAATAAATAAAGAAATCAGACATTTAGAGGGCTAA
- a CDS encoding DUF3817 domain-containing protein: MDRNSLQALAKISLIEGISLLILFFIAMPLKYIWGYKIATLIFGSIHGILWLAFLYFLYQARQKNNLDNQFVIKMLIFSVLPFGFIPMEKMIKERLEPFSQTAQN, encoded by the coding sequence ATGGATAGAAATTCTTTGCAAGCTCTTGCAAAAATATCACTTATAGAAGGAATATCCTTACTGATACTATTTTTTATAGCAATGCCCCTTAAATATATCTGGGGATATAAAATAGCAACACTGATATTTGGTTCAATACATGGAATTTTATGGCTTGCATTCCTTTACTTTTTATATCAGGCAAGACAGAAAAATAATCTTGATAATCAATTTGTAATAAAAATGCTGATATTCTCTGTTCTTCCTTTCGGATTTATCCCTATGGAAAAAATGATAAAAGAAAGGTTAGAACCCTTTAGTCAAACAGCACAAAATTAA
- a CDS encoding methyltransferase, which translates to MEIKPSQEEVLTPFIRGKVQVIQSKSGYRFNVDSVLLAAFINIPDKPSRLIDLGTGSGIIPVLLSLKYKNVELYGVELQESLFAQAWKNFQLNKIKGQVFKGDIREIRRIFRPESFDYVVFNPPYHKSPESVEYTEKNIARYELEGNIKDFIKAASYLLKNKGKLFMVFPAGRLSTVISLLLDKQIYPKRYRFIHPTLEEKATHFLLEAVKGANPEGEIIEKPLIMYKDPKNKIYTPEVEFILEKFTEE; encoded by the coding sequence ATGGAAATAAAACCATCACAGGAAGAAGTCCTTACCCCTTTTATCAGGGGTAAGGTTCAAGTCATTCAAAGCAAATCAGGTTATAGATTTAATGTTGACAGCGTTTTACTGGCAGCTTTTATAAATATTCCTGATAAACCATCAAGACTTATAGACCTTGGGACAGGCTCAGGAATAATCCCTGTTTTACTATCTCTAAAATACAAAAATGTTGAGCTATATGGGGTGGAGCTTCAGGAAAGTCTATTTGCACAGGCATGGAAGAATTTTCAGCTAAACAAGATTAAGGGGCAGGTTTTTAAAGGAGATATTAGAGAAATAAGAAGAATTTTCAGACCAGAAAGCTTTGATTATGTTGTTTTTAATCCACCTTATCATAAATCGCCTGAGAGTGTTGAATATACAGAGAAAAATATAGCCAGATATGAATTAGAAGGAAATATAAAGGATTTTATAAAGGCAGCTTCATATCTGCTTAAAAATAAAGGCAAACTCTTTATGGTTTTTCCTGCAGGTAGATTATCTACGGTAATTTCACTTCTACTTGATAAACAGATTTATCCAAAAAGATACAGATTTATCCATCCAACACTTGAAGAAAAAGCTACCCATTTTCTATTAGAAGCTGTGAAAGGAGCAAACCCTGAAGGAGAAATTATAGAAAAACCCTTAATCATGTATAAAGACCCAAAAAACAAGATATACACACCAGAAGTGGAATTTATTCTGGAAAAATTCACGGAGGAATAA
- a CDS encoding RNA methyltransferase, whose protein sequence is MKNSHVFISVVHYPAVNKDKKWVVTSFTTLDFHDIARPARTYELGGYYIVQPLEAQQFVISEQIKYWTEGFGSTFNPRRAEAAKLVRLVSSITEAMEKIKEETGKTPKLIATSAKKYPQTISYKEMAEIISKKEDVFLILMGTGWGMPEELVSSCDYVLEPILGAGEYNHLSVRNASAIVLDRLFSPNRC, encoded by the coding sequence ATGAAGAACAGCCACGTATTTATCTCGGTAGTCCATTACCCTGCTGTCAATAAGGATAAAAAATGGGTTGTCACATCTTTTACGACCCTTGATTTTCATGATATAGCAAGGCCAGCAAGAACTTATGAGCTTGGTGGTTATTATATAGTTCAGCCACTTGAAGCCCAGCAATTTGTTATTTCTGAGCAAATAAAATACTGGACTGAAGGATTTGGCTCAACATTTAATCCAAGAAGAGCAGAAGCAGCAAAACTGGTCAGACTTGTTTCTTCAATAACAGAAGCAATGGAAAAAATAAAGGAAGAAACAGGAAAAACTCCAAAGCTTATAGCCACATCTGCAAAGAAATATCCACAAACTATTTCTTACAAAGAAATGGCCGAAATAATAAGTAAGAAAGAAGATGTATTTTTAATACTGATGGGAACAGGTTGGGGAATGCCTGAAGAACTGGTAAGCAGTTGTGATTATGTTCTTGAGCCTATATTAGGTGCAGGGGAGTATAACCACTTATCTGTTAGAAATGCATCTGCAATAGTATTGGACAGACTTTTTTCTCCAAACAGGTGCTAA
- a CDS encoding DUF3157 family protein has product MKKTLIILSSISIFSFSFAQTLEERVQQLEKKVQQLEERLNKLENKQKKTGVISTSEITDVIVASPEQKIIPYKVLSKKFKPKALKESLWDRNDKIILKMEFKNNFNKEINNINGKVVIYDKDGKELMSTKVNVNKALNFFSGTTIKPGETVKMNVEFVYDKNKPEDRKVKEASLDELVVKFYPLKIEFADGTTKYIKYKR; this is encoded by the coding sequence ATGAAAAAAACATTAATTATTTTGTCCTCTATCTCTATATTCTCTTTTTCATTTGCCCAGACCCTTGAAGAAAGGGTTCAGCAATTGGAAAAAAAAGTTCAACAACTGGAAGAGAGACTAAACAAACTTGAAAATAAACAAAAGAAAACAGGTGTTATATCAACCTCAGAAATCACAGATGTTATAGTTGCTTCCCCAGAACAAAAAATAATACCGTATAAAGTCCTCTCCAAAAAGTTTAAGCCTAAAGCCTTAAAAGAAAGTCTCTGGGACAGAAATGACAAAATAATTCTTAAAATGGAATTTAAAAATAATTTTAATAAAGAGATAAATAATATAAACGGCAAAGTGGTAATTTACGATAAAGATGGTAAGGAACTTATGTCCACAAAAGTTAATGTAAACAAAGCCTTAAATTTTTTCTCCGGAACAACAATAAAACCTGGGGAAACGGTAAAAATGAATGTTGAGTTTGTTTATGATAAAAACAAACCTGAAGATAGAAAGGTCAAAGAAGCAAGTCTTGATGAACTTGTTGTTAAGTTTTATCCCCTTAAAATTGAATTTGCAGACGGAACAACAAAATACATCAAATATAAGAGGTAA
- a CDS encoding NADP-dependent isocitrate dehydrogenase, translated as MAKFNIVWTKVDEAPQLASYSLLPIMRAFTKDANIGIEVRDISLAGRILAQFPDLLPEDKRVPDDLAYLGELVWKPEANIMKLPNISASVPQLKEAIAELQNQGYPLPDYPENPQTEEEKQIKERYDRCVGSVVNPVLRQGNSDRRLAKSVKEYAKKHPHKLRDVSPHSKSHVAHMKTGDFYEHEQSVIIEKDTKIKYIFEDKNGNQTVLKEVEVGKGDVVDGTYMNRKELRKYFEDVINVAKEEDILFSLHVKATMMRVSDPVIFGDAIRVYYAKLFERHADTLEKLGWKPEFGMQELENRLEQLPEEEREAIKKTIEEIYQERPRMYMVDSDKGITNLHMPNDVIIDASVPAVIKNGLKGWGPSGEVDDVVLSIPDRSYATMYKEIVEDIKARGQFDPTKIGTVQNVGLMAMKAEEYGSHDKTFFPPADGKMKVVDEDGNVLIEHCVNEGDIWRSCITKDLAIRDWIKLAVNRAKDSGYPIVFWLDEYRAHDKNLIEIVKEELPKYDLEGIDYYIKAPQDAMKFTLARFRNGENTIAVTGNVLRDYLTDLFPIIEVGTSARSLSIVPLIAGGGVFETGAGGSAPKHVEQFQKEGHLRWDSLGEFLAFVEALRHAYKQIKAIYQEENPRLLVLAETLDQAIGKYLENDKTPKRKVGELDTRGSHFYLALYWAEALAAQNEDKELAEKFAKVYADLKENEEKILEEIKAAEGKPTDVGGWYNPDDEKASKAMRPSETLNRIIDALLEG; from the coding sequence GATGCGAACATTGGTATTGAAGTAAGAGATATTTCCCTTGCAGGAAGAATTCTTGCACAATTCCCAGACCTTCTTCCTGAAGATAAAAGAGTTCCAGACGACCTTGCATACCTTGGCGAGCTTGTTTGGAAACCAGAAGCAAATATAATGAAACTCCCTAACATCTCTGCATCTGTTCCACAGCTTAAAGAAGCTATTGCAGAGCTTCAAAACCAAGGATATCCATTACCAGATTATCCAGAAAATCCTCAAACTGAAGAAGAAAAACAGATTAAAGAAAGATACGACAGATGTGTTGGTTCTGTAGTTAACCCAGTTCTCAGACAGGGTAACTCAGACAGAAGACTTGCAAAATCTGTTAAAGAGTATGCTAAAAAACACCCTCACAAACTAAGAGATGTTTCTCCTCACTCAAAATCACACGTTGCCCACATGAAAACAGGTGATTTCTATGAGCATGAGCAGTCAGTAATCATCGAAAAAGATACAAAAATCAAATACATCTTTGAAGACAAAAACGGAAACCAGACTGTTTTAAAAGAAGTAGAAGTTGGAAAAGGTGATGTTGTTGACGGAACATATATGAACAGAAAGGAGCTTAGAAAGTATTTTGAGGATGTTATAAATGTAGCTAAAGAAGAAGACATTCTTTTCTCTCTCCACGTAAAAGCTACAATGATGAGGGTTTCTGACCCTGTTATCTTTGGAGATGCTATCAGAGTTTACTATGCAAAGCTGTTTGAAAGACATGCTGACACATTAGAGAAACTTGGATGGAAACCAGAATTTGGTATGCAGGAGCTTGAAAACAGACTTGAGCAGCTTCCAGAAGAAGAAAGAGAAGCAATCAAGAAAACAATAGAAGAAATCTATCAAGAAAGACCAAGAATGTATATGGTTGATTCTGATAAAGGAATAACAAACCTCCACATGCCAAACGACGTTATCATTGACGCATCAGTTCCAGCTGTAATTAAAAATGGTCTTAAAGGATGGGGACCATCTGGAGAAGTTGATGATGTTGTTCTCTCTATCCCAGACAGGTCTTATGCAACTATGTATAAAGAAATCGTTGAAGATATAAAAGCAAGAGGACAGTTTGACCCAACAAAAATAGGAACTGTTCAGAACGTTGGTCTTATGGCTATGAAAGCTGAAGAATACGGCTCCCACGATAAAACATTCTTCCCACCAGCAGACGGAAAAATGAAAGTTGTTGATGAGGATGGAAATGTTTTAATTGAGCACTGTGTAAATGAAGGGGATATCTGGAGAAGCTGCATTACTAAAGACCTTGCTATAAGAGACTGGATTAAACTTGCTGTTAACAGAGCAAAAGACAGTGGATATCCAATTGTATTCTGGCTTGATGAATACAGAGCTCATGACAAAAACCTCATTGAGATTGTAAAAGAAGAACTTCCAAAATATGACCTTGAAGGAATTGATTACTATATCAAAGCTCCTCAAGATGCTATGAAATTTACCCTTGCAAGATTTAGAAACGGCGAAAACACAATTGCAGTTACAGGAAACGTTTTAAGGGATTACCTTACAGACCTGTTCCCAATCATTGAGGTTGGAACATCTGCAAGGTCACTTTCCATCGTTCCTCTTATTGCAGGTGGTGGAGTATTTGAAACAGGTGCAGGTGGTTCTGCTCCAAAGCATGTTGAGCAGTTCCAGAAAGAAGGACACTTAAGATGGGACTCCCTTGGAGAATTCCTTGCATTTGTTGAGGCATTAAGACATGCGTATAAGCAGATAAAAGCTATCTACCAGGAGGAAAATCCAAGATTACTTGTTCTTGCTGAAACACTTGACCAGGCTATTGGAAAATACCTTGAAAATGACAAGACACCAAAGAGAAAAGTTGGTGAATTAGATACAAGAGGCTCTCACTTCTACCTTGCACTCTACTGGGCAGAAGCTCTTGCAGCACAAAACGAGGACAAAGAGCTTGCTGAGAAGTTTGCAAAAGTATACGCAGACCTGAAAGAAAATGAAGAAAAAATCCTTGAAGAGATTAAAGCTGCAGAAGGTAAGCCTACAGATGTAGGTGGATGGTATAATCCAGATGATGAAAAAGCTTCTAAAGCTATGAGACCTTCTGAAACATTAAACAGAATAATTGATGCACTTTTAGAAGGCTAA
- the secG gene encoding preprotein translocase subunit SecG, whose product MEILFTILSILLVIDAVLLIIIVLMQKTKGAEIGAIFGSGAAAAVLGAGASNILTKITYWLGGIFLFLVFALSYIHHKSVTSGSVVTDIPVQQAPVEKQQEQTK is encoded by the coding sequence ATGGAAATACTTTTTACTATACTCTCTATTCTTCTTGTTATAGATGCTGTCTTACTTATTATCATAGTTCTGATGCAAAAAACAAAAGGTGCTGAGATTGGAGCTATTTTCGGTTCAGGTGCTGCTGCAGCTGTCCTGGGAGCAGGTGCTTCAAATATTCTTACAAAAATAACATACTGGCTCGGTGGAATATTTTTATTTCTTGTGTTTGCATTATCTTATATACATCACAAAAGTGTAACGTCAGGTTCTGTAGTAACTGATATTCCTGTTCAGCAAGCACCTGTAGAAAAGCAGCAGGAGCAAACAAAATGA
- a CDS encoding citrate/2-methylcitrate synthase: MSKPDYLLFDRNTKAIFWNLNRNAIQRMLDYDYVVGREPSIAAIVAPTQSRKFDKFFYGTQEIMIPIYKSTTEAAKDFPEADVLLNFASFRTAYDVTMEALDIPTIRTIAITAEGIPERFARIMRIKAKELGKWIIGPATVGGIAPGAFRIANTGGTIENIVNSKLHRPGSVGLVTRSGGLFNELSNVIARNANGLAEGIAIGGDRYPGTDFLDHMLRYEKNPQVKFMVLLGEVGGTLEYRVAEAIKDGRITKPVIAWCIGTISKHFGGEVQFGHAGAKAGAEAETADAKNAALAEAGAYVPQSFNDLPELIRGVYEELHAKGEIPEIQEPEVPPIPEDYAKAVKAGKVRRPTNFICTISDDRGEEATYCGVPISEVVEKGYSIADVIGLLWFKKKFPEWASNFIDMVIKVVADHGPAVSGAHNTKVTARAGKDLMSSIVTGILTIGPRFGGAIDGAAKYFKMAKEKGMDPVEFVDYMKKVEKIPIPGIGHRIKSTKNPDKRVELLKNYAKANFPSTELLEYALEVEKVTTSKKENLILNVDGTIGVLLVDMFRALGYSDAEIDELINAGAFNAFFVLGRTIGFIGHYLDEKRLDMPLYRHPTDDILYNVKCDVE; encoded by the coding sequence ATGAGCAAACCTGATTACTTACTTTTTGATAGGAACACAAAGGCAATTTTCTGGAACTTAAACAGAAACGCTATCCAGAGAATGCTTGACTACGACTATGTAGTTGGAAGAGAACCATCTATTGCTGCAATTGTTGCACCAACCCAATCAAGAAAATTTGATAAGTTTTTCTACGGAACACAAGAAATAATGATACCTATCTATAAATCAACAACTGAAGCTGCAAAGGACTTTCCAGAAGCAGATGTTCTTCTGAACTTTGCTTCCTTCAGAACAGCTTATGATGTAACAATGGAAGCCCTTGATATACCAACAATCAGAACAATTGCCATCACAGCTGAAGGTATTCCAGAAAGATTTGCAAGAATAATGAGAATTAAAGCTAAAGAGCTTGGAAAATGGATTATCGGTCCTGCTACAGTTGGTGGTATTGCACCTGGGGCTTTCAGAATAGCAAACACAGGTGGAACAATTGAAAATATTGTTAACTCAAAACTCCACAGACCTGGTTCTGTAGGGCTTGTTACAAGGTCTGGTGGTCTTTTCAACGAGCTTTCAAACGTTATAGCAAGAAATGCAAATGGTCTTGCTGAAGGTATTGCAATCGGTGGTGACAGATACCCAGGAACAGACTTCCTTGACCATATGCTCAGATATGAGAAAAACCCACAGGTTAAATTTATGGTTCTCCTTGGCGAAGTAGGAGGAACCCTTGAGTATAGAGTTGCAGAAGCTATAAAAGACGGAAGAATAACAAAACCCGTTATAGCATGGTGTATCGGAACTATTTCTAAGCATTTTGGTGGAGAAGTTCAGTTTGGACACGCAGGAGCTAAAGCTGGAGCTGAAGCAGAAACAGCAGATGCCAAAAACGCAGCTTTAGCTGAAGCTGGAGCTTACGTTCCTCAATCATTTAACGACCTTCCAGAGCTTATAAGAGGAGTTTATGAAGAACTCCATGCAAAAGGGGAAATCCCAGAGATACAGGAACCAGAAGTTCCACCAATCCCAGAAGATTATGCAAAAGCAGTAAAAGCTGGAAAAGTAAGAAGACCTACAAACTTCATCTGCACAATCTCTGATGACAGAGGAGAAGAGGCTACATACTGTGGAGTTCCAATATCTGAAGTTGTAGAAAAAGGATATTCAATTGCTGATGTTATAGGACTTCTCTGGTTCAAGAAAAAATTCCCAGAGTGGGCATCAAACTTCATTGATATGGTTATAAAAGTTGTTGCAGACCACGGTCCAGCTGTTTCAGGTGCTCACAATACTAAAGTTACTGCAAGAGCAGGAAAAGACCTTATGTCTTCTATTGTTACAGGTATCCTCACAATTGGACCAAGATTTGGTGGTGCTATTGACGGTGCTGCTAAATACTTCAAAATGGCAAAAGAAAAAGGAATGGACCCTGTTGAATTCGTTGACTACATGAAAAAAGTTGAAAAAATACCTATCCCAGGTATCGGACACAGAATTAAATCTACTAAAAACCCAGATAAAAGGGTTGAGCTCCTTAAGAACTATGCTAAAGCAAACTTCCCAAGCACAGAACTTTTAGAGTATGCCCTTGAAGTAGAAAAAGTAACAACATCTAAGAAAGAAAACCTTATCCTCAACGTTGACGGAACAATTGGTGTTCTCCTTGTTGATATGTTCAGAGCTCTTGGATACTCTGATGCAGAAATAGATGAGCTGATTAATGCAGGGGCATTTAACGCATTCTTCGTTCTTGGTAGAACAATCGGATTTATCGGACACTACCTTGATGAGAAAAGACTTGATATGCCATTATACAGACACCCAACAGATGACATCCTCTACAACGTCAAATGCGACGTTGAATAA
- the mraY gene encoding phospho-N-acetylmuramoyl-pentapeptide-transferase: protein MLYHIFYQLFDINLFKYITFRGFYALITSFLISLVIGPYIIQKLKVFQKKEGGYVRDYTPEWHELKKYTPTMGGILIIITVLFSSLLWCRLDNFYVWIVIFALLSFALIGGWDDYLKITKKKGISSKAKFTAQLIFATIIAVALYFYPGFDTNLYLPFFKNIHINMGLLYIPFMIFIIVGTSNAVNLTDGLDGLAIGPSLIAMASFAFFAYVAGHSKLAAYLHLPHIAGSGELTVFLMAFLGAGLGFLWYNSFPAEIFMGDAGALSIGAVLGTVAIITKQEIVLAIVGGIFVVETLSVIIQVAYYKATGKRLFLMAPIHHHFEKKGIKEPKIVTRVWIISILLAIIALSTLKIR from the coding sequence ATGCTGTATCACATATTTTACCAGTTATTTGATATCAATTTATTTAAGTATATTACATTTAGAGGTTTTTATGCTCTTATTACTTCTTTTTTGATATCTCTTGTTATAGGTCCTTATATCATTCAAAAACTAAAAGTATTCCAGAAAAAAGAAGGTGGTTATGTTCGGGACTATACACCTGAATGGCATGAATTAAAAAAATACACTCCAACAATGGGTGGAATTCTTATTATAATCACTGTGCTGTTTTCTTCCCTTTTGTGGTGTAGACTGGATAATTTTTATGTCTGGATTGTTATTTTTGCCCTTTTATCATTTGCTCTGATAGGAGGGTGGGATGATTATTTAAAAATCACAAAGAAAAAAGGTATATCTTCTAAGGCAAAATTTACAGCTCAGCTGATTTTTGCCACAATAATAGCTGTTGCCCTTTATTTTTATCCCGGTTTTGATACAAATCTTTATCTGCCGTTTTTCAAAAATATCCATATCAACATGGGGCTTTTATATATACCATTTATGATTTTTATTATTGTTGGCACTTCCAATGCTGTTAATCTTACAGATGGTCTTGATGGACTTGCCATTGGACCCTCTCTGATTGCTATGGCATCTTTTGCATTTTTTGCCTATGTGGCAGGACACTCAAAACTGGCAGCATATCTACACCTTCCCCATATTGCAGGTAGTGGAGAGTTAACAGTTTTTCTTATGGCTTTCTTAGGAGCCGGTCTTGGCTTTTTATGGTACAACTCCTTCCCAGCAGAAATTTTTATGGGAGATGCTGGAGCGTTATCCATAGGTGCTGTTCTGGGAACTGTAGCTATTATTACAAAGCAGGAAATAGTCCTTGCGATAGTAGGTGGTATATTCGTTGTGGAAACTCTATCTGTTATTATTCAGGTAGCCTATTATAAAGCCACAGGAAAAAGGCTATTTCTGATGGCACCAATACATCATCATTTTGAGAAAAAAGGTATAAAAGAGCCTAAAATAGTAACAAGGGTATGGATAATATCTATTCTTCTTGCGATAATAGCCCTTTCTACATTAAAAATAAGATAG